One stretch of Reinekea marina DNA includes these proteins:
- a CDS encoding TRAP transporter small permease, translated as MFSWLILFGMSYGIKTNLHLGVDIVLKALPKPAEKTLSLFGAVCVIAYGLILLDSTWVAMLGVDVRGGAIVYWAKMYKIGIGAEELRYPAWAQELFGLQHRVHRWLCYLPYH; from the coding sequence AATGAGCTATGGCATTAAAACAAACCTACATTTGGGAGTAGACATTGTACTCAAAGCACTTCCTAAACCAGCGGAAAAAACACTCAGTTTATTTGGTGCCGTATGCGTAATAGCCTACGGCTTAATTTTACTCGACAGCACTTGGGTTGCCATGCTGGGAGTTGATGTACGTGGCGGTGCCATTGTTTACTGGGCGAAAATGTACAAAATTGGTATTGGCGCTGAAGAACTGCGCTACCCCGCTTGGGCTCAAGAGCTATTCGGACTTCAACACCGCGTTCATCGTTGGTTGTGTTACTTGCCTTACCA